The Pseudoalteromonas aliena SW19 genome includes a region encoding these proteins:
- a CDS encoding tyrosine-type recombinase/integrase has product MTNVVDKVVEQSRYAELATFSIIATLVIGTSPIYRRKPMTPLRQRVIDEIRLRGYSPRTEESYINALAQLANYYDKSPDLINKEELEAYFRYVNLTQHLSRATIAVKLNAVNFLYKYVLQRSFSIDIVLPKKAHKIPILLTRDEVHRLFLNTVSAQQKVMLCICYGCGLRISELLNLRVVDIEFSQDCLWVRAGKGNKDRRVILPKSAVRRLNAYIAGFSLGSMLFCTNWDKEKAIDAKTFSRGLKRAVVRADIAKNVSAHSLRHAYATHQIEAGMPLHQLQKQLGHTSIRTTERYLHWLPEMAHSSHDLMAAWEED; this is encoded by the coding sequence ATGACAAATGTCGTAGACAAAGTTGTTGAACAAAGCCGCTACGCGGAGCTAGCAACCTTCAGCATAATTGCCACACTTGTCATTGGGACTTCCCCCATTTACCGGAGAAAACCAATGACCCCATTAAGACAACGCGTCATAGACGAGATCCGTTTAAGAGGCTACTCACCACGTACCGAAGAATCTTATATAAATGCACTCGCTCAGTTAGCTAATTACTACGATAAATCGCCTGACTTAATTAATAAGGAAGAGCTTGAGGCGTATTTTAGGTATGTAAACCTAACACAGCACTTGTCGCGTGCAACGATTGCAGTAAAACTCAATGCCGTTAATTTTTTATATAAATATGTACTACAGCGCTCATTCAGCATTGATATTGTATTGCCTAAAAAAGCACACAAAATACCGATACTGCTAACACGGGATGAGGTTCATCGCCTGTTTTTAAATACGGTATCTGCACAACAAAAAGTCATGCTTTGTATTTGCTATGGCTGCGGACTCAGAATAAGTGAATTACTGAATTTACGGGTTGTTGATATTGAATTTAGCCAAGACTGCCTATGGGTTAGAGCAGGAAAAGGGAATAAAGACCGTCGTGTCATATTACCTAAAAGCGCAGTAAGGCGATTAAACGCTTATATAGCAGGCTTTTCCCTTGGCAGTATGCTGTTTTGTACTAATTGGGATAAAGAAAAAGCGATAGATGCAAAAACGTTTAGTCGTGGATTAAAACGTGCGGTAGTGCGGGCTGACATTGCAAAAAATGTATCAGCGCATAGTTTGCGTCACGCTTATGCTACACATCAAATTGAAGCCGGTATGCCGCTTCACCAGTTACAAAAGCAGTTGGGACATACGAGTATTCGTACGACAGAGCGTTATTTACACTGGTTGCCAGAGATGGCACATAGTAGCCATGATTTAATGGCTGCGTGGGAGGAGGACTAA
- a CDS encoding IS91 family transposase, translating into MATTHHVADVLAQHLSNYKEIHALTYQQQRVCQHIQDCRTVKLGAQQWQCDRCEHNKTVYCACRDRHCPQCQGHVSEQWSEQQSKDVINAPYFHLVFTLPHELNGLARQYPREIYSCLFHAVWQTLSQFAQRKKQLQGTLGMTAVLHTWGQSFAQHIHLHCLIPGGVLTSSGEWRGVKKPYLFAVKALATVFRAKMLAAIRAHKLMIPQSELLMKKSWCVHSKVNLTEPKTVLKYLGRYTRKGMLHEGRLKQVTKESVTFSYKDYRDSKIKRMTLTGIEFIRRYLLHVLPSGFMRIRHYGFLASACRAKKRDIISAQIGKYEAVNQGKSETPVPVSVNWPCPSCKQGRLILKSLCIKDAKIDGLATGSIIMNSG; encoded by the coding sequence ATGGCAACGACGCATCATGTTGCAGATGTCTTAGCGCAACACCTCAGTAACTATAAAGAAATCCATGCATTAACCTATCAACAACAGCGAGTGTGTCAGCACATACAGGACTGTCGAACCGTAAAGTTAGGTGCTCAGCAATGGCAGTGTGATCGCTGCGAGCATAATAAAACAGTGTACTGCGCATGTAGAGATAGACACTGTCCGCAGTGCCAAGGGCATGTTAGCGAGCAATGGAGTGAACAACAAAGTAAAGATGTTATCAATGCGCCTTATTTTCATCTGGTATTTACACTCCCTCATGAACTAAATGGATTAGCAAGGCAATATCCGCGTGAGATTTACAGCTGTTTATTTCATGCTGTATGGCAAACACTCAGTCAGTTTGCGCAGCGTAAAAAACAGCTACAAGGCACGTTAGGAATGACTGCGGTGTTACATACATGGGGGCAAAGCTTTGCTCAACATATTCATTTGCACTGTTTAATTCCAGGTGGCGTATTAACATCGTCAGGTGAGTGGCGCGGTGTTAAAAAGCCGTATTTATTTGCAGTAAAAGCCTTAGCAACCGTGTTTAGAGCAAAAATGCTAGCAGCCATTAGGGCACATAAACTAATGATACCTCAAAGCGAATTGCTCATGAAAAAATCATGGTGCGTACACAGCAAGGTGAATTTGACCGAGCCGAAAACGGTGTTGAAATACCTTGGGCGCTACACACGTAAAGGCATGTTGCATGAAGGACGACTCAAGCAGGTAACAAAAGAAAGTGTCACGTTTAGCTATAAAGACTACCGAGACAGCAAAATAAAGCGAATGACATTAACGGGCATAGAATTTATCAGGCGCTATTTACTGCATGTGCTCCCAAGTGGATTTATGCGAATACGACACTACGGTTTTTTAGCCAGTGCGTGTAGAGCCAAAAAGCGGGATATTATCAGCGCACAAATAGGTAAGTATGAGGCTGTAAATCAAGGAAAGTCAGAGACACCAGTGCCGGTTAGCGTTAATTGGCCGTGTCCATCATGTAAGCAAGGGCGGCTGATACTGAAAAGCCTCTGTATAAAGGATGCAAAAATAGACGGCCTAGCGACGGGAAGCATCATAATGAATAGTGGTTAA
- a CDS encoding transposase, which translates to MAIARKRQVSLVDTKYYHCISRCVRRAFLCGEDHFTGQSYEHRRGWVEDKLLELAKIFCIDVCAYAVMSNHTHLVLYVDDKKANRLNDKAIVIRWHKLCKGTVLTQKYIQGEKLSKAELIFFNQTVKEYRERLSSISWFMRVLNEDIARRANKEDNCTGRFWEGRFSSQALLDEAALAACMAYVDLNPIRAKMAETPEESEHTSIKQRLTYAREGKQPKQLQRFAGMPCQIMPKGLPFELKSYLELVELTGRCMREDKRGYIDNMNLPLLERLNISPENWLKLTTQFTRVFHGAVGRPTSQASYCENLNRKRRVNISNCEKLLA; encoded by the coding sequence ATGGCAATCGCAAGAAAGCGTCAAGTAAGTTTGGTTGATACAAAGTACTACCACTGTATCTCGCGTTGTGTTCGTCGTGCTTTTTTGTGCGGTGAAGACCATTTTACGGGGCAATCTTACGAGCACCGCAGAGGGTGGGTTGAAGACAAACTGCTTGAGTTAGCTAAGATATTTTGTATTGACGTCTGTGCTTATGCCGTTATGAGTAACCACACGCACTTAGTGTTGTATGTTGATGATAAAAAAGCGAACCGGCTGAATGATAAAGCGATTGTTATTCGCTGGCACAAGCTGTGCAAAGGCACCGTACTCACGCAAAAATACATACAAGGTGAAAAGCTAAGTAAAGCTGAACTTATCTTTTTTAATCAAACGGTAAAGGAATATCGAGAGCGTCTATCAAGTATTAGTTGGTTTATGCGGGTGTTAAATGAAGACATTGCGCGCAGGGCAAATAAAGAAGATAACTGCACTGGCAGGTTTTGGGAGGGACGATTTAGTTCGCAAGCATTATTAGATGAAGCCGCATTGGCGGCCTGCATGGCTTATGTAGATTTAAACCCCATCAGAGCCAAAATGGCAGAAACGCCCGAAGAATCAGAGCATACTAGCATCAAACAACGCTTAACATATGCAAGGGAAGGCAAGCAACCAAAACAACTCCAGCGCTTTGCAGGCATGCCGTGTCAAATAATGCCAAAAGGGCTACCGTTTGAGCTTAAATCGTACCTTGAACTTGTTGAACTAACAGGGCGTTGTATGCGAGAAGATAAACGCGGGTATATTGATAATATGAACCTTCCTTTGCTTGAAAGGCTTAATATATCCCCAGAAAATTGGTTAAAACTCACCACACAATTTACACGCGTATTTCATGGTGCAGTAGGCAGGCCCACCTCACAAGCAAGTTACTGTGAAAACTTAAACAGAAAACGGCGAGTTAATATAAGTAATTGTGAAAAGCTATTAGCATAA